A stretch of Caenibius tardaugens NBRC 16725 DNA encodes these proteins:
- a CDS encoding SDR family NAD(P)-dependent oxidoreductase gives MTAYTGKVAVITGAASGIGSGLARAALARGMRVVLADIDEAALQTFAATLDGPVSSCAVDVRDPASVEALADHAYAAFGQVDLLFNNAGVLIGGKSWDIPADKWAWQLQVNVLGVVHGIASFVPRMIAAGRPARVINTGSMASFIAAPYMGPYSASKFAVLAISETLALELQGEQAPVSVSVLCPGPVQTDIFRETVTMQDDTTSDRTVGMMRDITVNQGITPDELAARAFAGIDEGQFWIIPQPDPLDTLYRQRAEAMLERRNPGIAMPG, from the coding sequence ATGACAGCCTATACAGGCAAAGTTGCGGTGATTACCGGGGCCGCCAGCGGGATTGGCAGCGGGTTGGCGCGGGCTGCGTTGGCGCGCGGGATGCGGGTGGTGCTGGCCGATATCGATGAAGCGGCTTTACAGACCTTTGCCGCCACGCTTGATGGCCCGGTGTCGTCATGTGCTGTCGATGTGCGCGATCCAGCCTCTGTCGAGGCGCTGGCCGACCATGCCTACGCCGCGTTTGGGCAGGTTGACCTGCTGTTCAACAATGCCGGTGTGCTGATCGGCGGAAAAAGCTGGGATATCCCGGCTGACAAATGGGCATGGCAATTGCAGGTCAATGTCCTGGGCGTGGTTCACGGCATTGCCAGTTTCGTCCCTCGGATGATTGCCGCAGGTCGCCCGGCCCGGGTAATCAACACCGGTTCGATGGCGAGCTTTATCGCCGCACCCTACATGGGTCCCTATTCGGCCAGCAAGTTTGCGGTTCTGGCAATCAGCGAAACGCTGGCGCTGGAACTGCAAGGCGAACAGGCCCCGGTCAGCGTATCGGTGCTGTGCCCCGGCCCGGTCCAGACGGACATCTTCCGCGAAACCGTGACCATGCAGGACGACACCACCAGCGACAGGACCGTCGGCATGATGCGGGACATTACCGTCAATCAGGGGATCACGCCTGACGAACTTGCCGCGCGTGCCTTTGCCGGGATCGACGAAGGGCAGTTCTGGATCATCCCGCAGCCCGATCCGCTCGACACGCTGTACCGCCAACGGGCCGAAGCCATGCTCGAACGCCGCAACCCCGGCATCGCCATGCCGGGCTGA
- a CDS encoding LLM class flavin-dependent oxidoreductase, translating into MTQYRPDTMKFGAFIAPYHALSENHTMTLERDMQLVQLMEQLDFDEAWIGEHHSAGFEAIASPEVFIAAVAERTKRIRLGTGVSSLSYHHPLILADRMVQLDHQTRGRIMFGAGPGQLPSDAVMMGIDPRKQRDMMSASLKCIVDLLDGKVVTRDEGWFQLKDARLQNLPYQRGGMEVAVACAITPSGPVTAGRLGAAMLSVAASSGEGFATLPDHWRICEEVARENGRQVHRDTWRIVAPIHIAETREQAFAEVSQGIIPNVLDYMRRMGAQLPCFEGIETGEDATRSWCENAWMTFGTLTCGTPDDVADRIEEMLDQSGGFGTFLLLAHNAASWEATQKSYELFSRYVMPRFQNRDRRSQSLQWIADNRGQLFGSVMQATQQAIDKHKERMA; encoded by the coding sequence ATGACGCAATACCGGCCCGATACCATGAAGTTCGGCGCATTCATCGCCCCCTATCATGCGCTCAGCGAAAACCACACCATGACGCTGGAACGCGACATGCAGCTGGTCCAGTTGATGGAACAGCTGGATTTTGATGAAGCCTGGATCGGCGAACACCACTCCGCCGGGTTCGAGGCGATTGCCTCCCCCGAGGTGTTCATTGCCGCAGTGGCCGAACGGACCAAACGTATCCGCCTTGGCACCGGGGTTAGTTCCCTCAGCTATCACCACCCGCTCATTCTGGCGGACCGCATGGTCCAGCTCGACCACCAGACGCGCGGACGGATCATGTTCGGGGCCGGGCCGGGGCAATTGCCGTCCGATGCGGTCATGATGGGGATCGATCCGCGCAAGCAGCGCGATATGATGAGCGCATCGCTCAAATGCATTGTCGATCTTCTGGATGGCAAAGTGGTGACGCGCGATGAAGGCTGGTTCCAGCTGAAGGACGCACGCCTGCAGAACCTGCCCTATCAGCGCGGCGGGATGGAAGTGGCGGTGGCCTGCGCAATCACCCCCAGCGGACCTGTGACCGCAGGGCGCCTCGGGGCCGCGATGCTGTCGGTGGCGGCATCGAGCGGGGAAGGCTTTGCCACTTTGCCCGATCACTGGCGGATCTGCGAAGAGGTCGCGCGCGAAAACGGGCGGCAGGTTCACCGCGACACATGGCGTATCGTGGCGCCGATCCACATCGCTGAAACGCGCGAGCAGGCCTTTGCCGAGGTTTCGCAAGGGATTATTCCCAATGTGCTCGACTATATGCGCAGGATGGGCGCGCAGCTTCCGTGTTTCGAAGGGATCGAAACGGGCGAGGATGCGACCCGGTCGTGGTGCGAAAACGCCTGGATGACCTTCGGCACGCTGACTTGTGGCACACCGGATGATGTCGCGGACCGGATCGAGGAAATGCTCGATCAGTCGGGCGGCTTCGGCACGTTCCTGCTGCTGGCACACAATGCCGCCAGTTGGGAAGCGACGCAGAAGAGCTACGAACTGTTTTCGCGCTACGTCATGCCGCGCTTCCAGAACCGCGATCGCCGCAGCCAGTCCCTGCAATGGATCGCCGACAATCGCGGCCAACTGTTCGGCTCCGTCATGCAGGCAACGCAGCAGGCCATCGATAAACACAAAGAACGAATGGCATGA
- a CDS encoding glucose 1-dehydrogenase gives MNREANGRVAGKVALVTGASSGLGEAIARLLAEEGARVMVCDIDVEGGRRVAAAIEAAGGRALFHAIDVSSECAWDDAMAAVAEQFGGLDICVNNAGIGPYGDMDMDFALWRKVMAINLDGVFLGTRAAIRLMATGGRKGSVVNISSTMAYVADYATAAYSASKGGVRSLTKAAALHCAAKKLPIRVNSVHPGMCLTPMVETALERDPAFRDEQIARHPIGHLGDPRDIAYGVLYLASDEANFSTGTELVIDGGYLAK, from the coding sequence ATGAACAGAGAGGCAAACGGGCGCGTCGCTGGCAAGGTTGCCCTGGTAACCGGCGCGTCGAGCGGGCTGGGGGAAGCTATTGCCCGATTGCTGGCCGAAGAAGGTGCCCGCGTTATGGTCTGTGATATCGACGTGGAAGGCGGGCGCAGGGTTGCAGCGGCGATTGAAGCGGCCGGAGGGCGCGCGCTGTTTCATGCGATCGATGTCAGCAGTGAATGCGCGTGGGATGATGCGATGGCTGCCGTTGCCGAGCAGTTCGGCGGGCTCGACATATGCGTCAACAATGCGGGCATTGGCCCCTATGGCGACATGGATATGGACTTCGCTTTGTGGCGCAAGGTCATGGCGATCAATCTGGACGGGGTGTTTCTTGGCACGCGCGCGGCGATCCGTCTGATGGCTACCGGCGGGCGCAAGGGCTCTGTCGTGAACATCTCCTCCACCATGGCTTATGTCGCTGACTATGCAACGGCGGCCTATAGCGCGAGCAAGGGCGGAGTGCGTTCGCTCACCAAGGCGGCAGCGCTACATTGCGCGGCGAAAAAACTGCCGATCCGCGTTAACTCGGTTCATCCGGGCATGTGCCTCACCCCTATGGTGGAAACCGCGCTGGAACGTGACCCGGCGTTCAGGGACGAGCAAATCGCTCGCCATCCCATCGGGCATCTCGGCGACCCGCGCGATATTGCCTATGGCGTTCTCTACCTTGCCTCGGATGAAGCGAACTTTTCGACAGGAACGGAACTCGTGATTGACGGTGGTTATCTGGCCAAGTGA
- a CDS encoding cobalamin-binding protein yields the protein MDTPRIISLLPSATEVAVALGFGDQIVGRSHECDFPPYIAELPPCTATKVAKGLPSLEIEERVQGILQQGLSVYSVDTGMLHRLNPDVILTQSQCAICAVTPRDLEEALATWVGRAPKLLSLSPETLDELWDAFRLVARTLNVEERGETVIAELAERLDRLANRSANLARPRVAALEWIEPLMAAGNWVPELIDVAGGESLFAVPGQHSPWIDWDTLAKADPEVIVFMPCGFTIGRSLEEMPILTRDPRWTSLSAVQAGRVYLTDGHHFFNRPGPRLVESAEILAELLHPNHFDFGHQGKSWIAIEA from the coding sequence ATGGACACCCCGCGCATTATATCTTTGCTCCCCAGCGCTACCGAAGTGGCAGTTGCGCTGGGGTTTGGCGATCAGATTGTTGGGCGATCCCATGAATGCGATTTCCCCCCCTATATCGCCGAACTGCCGCCTTGCACCGCGACTAAGGTGGCTAAGGGTTTGCCATCGCTCGAGATTGAAGAGCGCGTGCAGGGCATTTTGCAGCAAGGGCTGTCGGTATATTCGGTCGATACCGGTATGCTTCACCGGCTCAACCCTGACGTGATATTGACGCAATCCCAATGCGCAATTTGCGCGGTCACTCCGCGCGATCTCGAAGAGGCGCTAGCCACTTGGGTGGGGCGCGCACCAAAATTGCTCAGCCTCTCACCCGAAACGCTTGATGAATTGTGGGATGCGTTCCGTTTGGTAGCGCGGACTCTGAATGTCGAGGAGCGTGGCGAAACCGTTATCGCGGAATTGGCGGAGCGCCTCGACCGCCTGGCGAACCGTAGCGCAAATCTGGCCCGTCCGCGTGTGGCGGCCCTTGAATGGATCGAGCCGCTCATGGCTGCGGGCAACTGGGTGCCAGAACTGATCGATGTGGCGGGAGGGGAAAGCCTGTTTGCCGTGCCCGGACAGCATTCTCCGTGGATCGACTGGGATACGCTGGCGAAAGCCGATCCTGAGGTTATCGTGTTCATGCCCTGCGGCTTCACGATTGGCCGCTCACTTGAGGAGATGCCGATACTCACACGAGATCCACGCTGGACATCATTATCGGCTGTGCAGGCTGGTCGGGTATATCTGACGGACGGCCACCACTTCTTCAACCGCCCGGGCCCGCGTTTGGTGGAATCGGCCGAGATATTGGCTGAATTGCTGCACCCGAACCATTTCGATTTCGGTCACCAGGGGAAGTCATGGATTGCGATCGAAGCGTAG